Part of the Candidatus Thorarchaeota archaeon genome, CGCGGCAGTGGGTCTTGACGATGACCTCTTTGCCCTTCCTCTGGGCCTTTCTGGCTTCGCGGAGTGCCATGAGGAGTTTCTTCTGACGTTGGGGGAGACCTCTCTTTAGTGTCCTTCTTCTGTGAGAGGGCAAAATCTGAATGAGCTCATCCATGTTCATCTTGGCTAGCTCTTCGAGCTCGTATCCGCGGTACTTGATGACACCCTTCTGCGACATTGAATCACCGGAGAACGGCACAAGGCATGGTCTGTGACCTGCCAGAATTGGCTGAGTTCTCTCTGGTATCAATTTAAGTCTATCTTTATGCTCAGTCCGTCACGACATACTTCTTGTCTCAACGAGAGCCGCAGAGGTGCTCGCTGGTGCGTGGTGTCATGCGTCCGGGGGTGGACCCGATCCCGGCTGTCTAAGTTGAGTCCCCTTCTCCTCCAGTCTGCCGGCCTTCCTCATCGCGTCCGGTACCCAGACGAGAGCAGATTCAAGACCGGGGTCCCGTGCCAATGCCTTCCTTGCCAAGTCAAGGGCCTTCTCCCACCTTCCGAGTTCGTAATTCACCTCTGCCATGTGGAGCAGTACTAGCGGGGACTTCTCCTCCAGTTTCAAAGCACTCTCAAATGATGCAAGGGCCTCCTCGAGCTTGCCGGTCTTTCTGAG contains:
- a CDS encoding tetratricopeptide repeat protein, whose translation is MPLFKPKTKENEYEQAARLLTAGKAADSIPILRSILTKNPQNGDAMVTLAVALMEVQAEPAFDSSQTQEALALLEQASRIAPKSAIPHFNRGVCLRKTGKLEEALASFESALKLEEKSPLVLLHMAEVNYELGRWEKALDLARKALARDPGLESALVWVPDAMRKAGRLEEKGTQLRQPGSGPPPDA
- a CDS encoding 30S ribosomal protein S19; this translates as MSQKGVIKYRGYELEELAKMNMDELIQILPSHRRRTLKRGLPQRQKKLLMALREARKAQRKGKEVIVKTHCRDMVILPEMVDLTIAVHNGKEFVKVKIQPQMIGECLGSFSITTHKVSHGSPGIGATKSSAYVPLK